A window of the Pseudomonadota bacterium genome harbors these coding sequences:
- a CDS encoding MFS transporter, translating to MIGKRGIAGVPGAAAAPWLFWLTAAALFGYGHLTRVAPGSMVDALMRDFAVGAAALGNISAMYWYAYSIFQIPGGFLVDRFGPTRIIAISAVLCAGGGLLFAYAPSVEAANAGRFITGAGGAALYACCVKIAHASFDSKRFALLGGATILIGMFGAALGQAPLAALIEIDGWRPVMFWVALAALPLGALVFIGRRSRRAEAGRAVHSRELFGLMRDVARLRQYWIITLFAMMVAGPAISFPVWGIAYYMQVLDYARAEAAIFTTVALLGWAAGSLSAGWITGHVRRRKIIAVAQALMGLLGWSLFVAFPGLPEIVHYILMLLIGLSAGGIVVSFILIADICPPRAVGTAIGISNTVVMLLSAAILLIMGFVLDLLWTGEIVDGVRIYSSFAFRMAYLAMPAASLAAVVAALAIRERPNPENKESFT from the coding sequence ATGATCGGGAAACGCGGCATAGCAGGCGTGCCCGGGGCAGCCGCCGCGCCCTGGCTGTTTTGGCTGACCGCGGCGGCGCTGTTCGGATATGGCCATCTCACACGGGTGGCGCCGGGCAGCATGGTCGACGCCCTGATGCGAGATTTCGCCGTGGGCGCCGCAGCGCTCGGCAATATCTCAGCGATGTATTGGTACGCCTATTCGATATTTCAGATTCCCGGCGGCTTCCTGGTCGACCGTTTCGGCCCGACCCGGATCATTGCGATCAGCGCCGTTCTTTGTGCCGGTGGTGGGTTGTTGTTCGCCTATGCGCCGAGCGTCGAGGCCGCCAATGCCGGGCGTTTCATCACCGGCGCGGGCGGCGCGGCACTCTATGCCTGTTGCGTCAAAATCGCCCACGCATCGTTCGATTCCAAGCGTTTCGCGCTCCTGGGCGGCGCCACAATTCTGATCGGCATGTTTGGCGCCGCGCTCGGACAAGCGCCGCTCGCGGCGCTTATCGAGATTGACGGCTGGCGGCCGGTGATGTTTTGGGTCGCCCTCGCGGCCCTACCGCTTGGCGCGTTGGTCTTTATCGGCCGCCGCAGCCGGCGCGCGGAAGCCGGCCGAGCGGTGCATTCGCGCGAACTCTTCGGGCTCATGCGCGACGTTGCGCGGTTACGGCAATATTGGATCATTACCCTGTTCGCCATGATGGTTGCCGGGCCCGCCATCTCCTTTCCCGTGTGGGGCATCGCCTATTATATGCAGGTGCTGGACTACGCCCGGGCCGAGGCGGCGATCTTTACCACGGTGGCGCTGTTGGGCTGGGCCGCGGGCTCGCTTTCCGCCGGTTGGATCACCGGCCATGTGCGGCGGCGCAAGATCATTGCGGTGGCCCAGGCGCTGATGGGGCTGCTCGGCTGGTCGCTTTTTGTTGCCTTTCCCGGTCTTCCCGAAATTGTGCATTACATCTTGATGCTGCTGATCGGGCTTTCCGCCGGCGGCATCGTGGTGAGCTTCATTCTGATCGCCGATATCTGCCCGCCGCGTGCCGTCGGCACGGCGATCGGCATCTCCAATACTGTGGTCATGCTGCTGAGCGCCGCGATTTTACTAATCATGGGCTTTGTACTCGATCTATTGTGGACCGGCGAAATTGTGGACGGCGTGCGGATTTATTCGTCGTTCGCGTTCCGCATGGCCTATCTCGCCATGCCGGCGGCGTCCCTGGCGGCGGTGGTGGCCGCGCTAGCGATACGCGAGCGGCCGAACCCGGAGAACAAGGAAAGTTTCACATGA
- a CDS encoding glycerate kinase has protein sequence MTLPARQLLRDMFDAAVNAAQPALCLPPYLPSPPSGRTVVIGAGKAGGAMARAVEDNFSGPVEGLVVTRYGHTMQTEHIEIVEASHPVPDAAGADAARRILELAHGLQQDDLALCLISGGGSALLSLPAPGLGLDDKQQVTSALLRSGATISEINCVRKHLSAIKGGRLAAACHPARVVTLAISDVPGDDPAVIASGPTVPDPTTFADASAVIKKYAIDAPANVVDHLQAAQEESPKPNDARLAHAEFRLIATPAAALEAAGKIARQAGYSVRLLGDALEGDAGDMARVQAALAAECAPGTVLLSGGEATVTVTGGGRGGPNAEYALALALALDGRDGIWAMACDTDGIDGTEDNAGALIAPDSLARAATLGESAIQRLGNNDAYGFFLALGDLVMSGPTMTNVNDFRAILIDTGSD, from the coding sequence ATGACCCTGCCCGCACGCCAGCTCCTGCGCGACATGTTTGATGCCGCCGTGAACGCGGCGCAGCCGGCGCTGTGTCTGCCGCCCTATTTGCCATCGCCGCCGAGCGGGCGAACGGTTGTCATCGGCGCCGGCAAGGCCGGCGGCGCGATGGCGCGCGCGGTTGAGGATAATTTTTCGGGGCCGGTGGAGGGCTTGGTGGTCACGCGCTACGGCCACACCATGCAAACCGAACATATAGAGATCGTTGAGGCATCCCATCCGGTGCCGGACGCGGCCGGCGCTGACGCCGCCCGGCGCATCCTCGAACTGGCGCACGGCCTGCAACAAGATGATCTTGCGCTTTGTCTGATATCCGGTGGCGGCTCCGCCCTTCTCTCCCTGCCGGCACCGGGCCTGGGGCTCGACGACAAACAGCAGGTAACCTCGGCGCTGTTGCGTTCGGGCGCCACTATTTCCGAGATCAATTGCGTGCGCAAACACCTCTCGGCGATCAAGGGTGGGCGTCTCGCCGCCGCCTGCCATCCGGCACGGGTGGTGACGCTGGCGATCTCCGACGTGCCCGGCGACGATCCAGCAGTGATCGCCTCCGGCCCTACTGTGCCCGACCCCACGACCTTCGCCGATGCCAGCGCCGTGATAAAAAAATATGCCATCGACGCACCGGCAAACGTGGTGGATCACCTGCAGGCCGCCCAGGAAGAAAGCCCGAAGCCGAATGATGCACGCCTGGCGCACGCCGAATTTCGCCTCATCGCGACGCCCGCGGCGGCGCTTGAGGCGGCCGGCAAAATCGCGCGCCAGGCCGGCTATTCGGTGCGCCTGTTGGGCGATGCGTTGGAAGGCGATGCCGGTGATATGGCGCGCGTCCAGGCGGCACTGGCAGCCGAATGCGCGCCGGGAACGGTTCTGCTGTCGGGCGGCGAAGCGACGGTCACCGTTACCGGCGGCGGGCGCGGCGGCCCCAACGCGGAATATGCCCTGGCACTGGCGCTGGCGCTCGACGGCCGCGACGGTATATGGGCAATGGCCTGCGACACAGACGGCATCGATGGCACTGAAGACAATGCCGGCGCACTAATCGCGCCGGACAGCTTGGCGCGCGCCGCCACGCTCGGTGAGAGCGCCATCCAGCGCCTCGGCAACAATGATGCCTATGGCTTTTTTCTGGCGCTCGGCGATCTCGTCATGTCCGGCCCGACAATGACCAACGTTAATGATTTCCGTGCCATTCTTATCGATACTGGTTCGGACTAG
- the pyk gene encoding pyruvate kinase — protein MRRHRKAKIVATLGPASSSHACILALFEAGVDVFRFNFSHGSHEEHRARFDIVRQIERDVGRPIAVMADLQGPKLRVGEFVSGEAMLVTGSKFRLDLAPELGDETRAPLPHPEIFSALQDGAEILLDDGRIRLKVESHGADFADTKVLAGGKLSDHKGVNLPRVALNVSAITVKDQRDLRFALKLGVDWVALSFVQRPEDVAAARKLIAGRAAIMTKLEKPAALDSLAEIIDLSDGIMVARGDLGVELAPEDVPAEQKNIVRAARRAGKPVVVATQMLESMIYAAAPTRAEASDVATAVYDGADALMLSAESAAGAFPVESVEMMNRIIERVERDPAYRGFIESQHHDPEATPSDAITAAARQVAETVNAAAVVSYTTSGSTALRAARERPAVPILALTPELTTARRLAMVWGVHCLQTEDATDFQDMVAIACTAVSEQGFARPGDRIVITAGVPFGTPGSTNVLRIAWVGE, from the coding sequence ATGCGTCGTCATCGAAAAGCAAAAATTGTCGCCACCTTGGGGCCCGCGAGCTCCTCGCACGCGTGTATCCTCGCGCTTTTCGAAGCAGGCGTGGACGTGTTCCGCTTCAATTTTAGCCATGGCAGCCATGAAGAGCATCGCGCGCGCTTCGACATCGTGCGCCAGATTGAACGCGATGTCGGACGGCCGATTGCCGTGATGGCAGACCTTCAAGGACCCAAGTTAAGGGTTGGCGAATTCGTCTCCGGCGAAGCCATGCTGGTGACCGGTAGCAAATTCCGCCTCGATCTCGCGCCTGAACTCGGCGATGAGACCCGCGCCCCCCTGCCCCATCCGGAGATTTTCTCCGCCCTTCAGGACGGCGCGGAAATTCTGCTCGACGACGGACGCATCCGACTAAAAGTGGAATCGCATGGCGCTGACTTCGCCGATACGAAAGTGCTGGCCGGCGGCAAACTGTCTGATCACAAGGGCGTCAATCTGCCCCGCGTGGCGTTGAATGTTAGCGCGATCACGGTCAAGGATCAGCGCGACCTGCGCTTTGCCTTGAAATTGGGTGTGGATTGGGTGGCGCTCTCGTTCGTACAGCGTCCGGAAGATGTCGCCGCCGCGCGAAAATTAATCGCTGGACGCGCGGCGATCATGACCAAGCTGGAAAAGCCGGCGGCGCTCGACAGTTTGGCGGAAATCATCGATCTCTCCGACGGCATCATGGTGGCGCGCGGCGACCTTGGCGTCGAGCTGGCGCCCGAAGACGTGCCGGCGGAGCAAAAGAATATCGTGCGCGCGGCACGGCGCGCGGGCAAGCCGGTGGTGGTCGCCACGCAAATGCTCGAATCGATGATTTACGCCGCCGCGCCGACCCGCGCCGAAGCGTCCGATGTTGCCACCGCGGTTTATGACGGCGCCGACGCGCTGATGCTGTCGGCTGAATCAGCGGCAGGCGCCTTTCCGGTGGAATCGGTAGAGATGATGAACCGGATTATCGAACGCGTGGAGCGCGACCCGGCCTACCGCGGGTTCATCGAAAGCCAGCACCACGACCCCGAAGCGACGCCATCCGATGCTATTACCGCAGCGGCCCGGCAAGTTGCCGAAACGGTTAACGCCGCCGCCGTGGTGAGCTACACAACGTCCGGATCGACCGCGCTCCGCGCCGCGCGCGAACGACCAGCGGTGCCGATCCTGGCGCTCACGCCTGAGCTGACGACAGCGCGCCGCCTGGCCATGGTGTGGGGCGTGCATTGCTTGCAAACAGAAGACGCAACCGATTTTCAGGACATGGTAGCGATCGCCTGCACGGCGGTGAGCGAACAGGGTTTTGCCCGCCCCGGTGACCGCATCGTCATTACCGCCGGTGTGCCGTTCGGCACGCCGGGTTCGACCAATGTGTTGCGTATTGCCTGGGTCGGCGAATGA
- a CDS encoding tetratricopeptide repeat protein produces the protein MIRVIALIGLTVALMVGRMSMAAQDDPRLNELFAELKSAQTMSDVVGIEAQIWHLWSLSNDAAIDRILGSGIAAMDQGQFDAALTSFNTVIEMRPDFAEGWNKRATLYFLTGEYERSIADVERTLALEPRHFGALSGLGLINLALERPGKAMAAFEAALAVHPHMQHAKSMIERLRPILERSTI, from the coding sequence ATGATTCGCGTCATCGCCCTTATCGGCTTAACGGTTGCGCTTATGGTGGGGCGCATGAGTATGGCGGCGCAAGACGATCCCCGGCTCAACGAATTATTCGCCGAATTGAAGTCAGCTCAAACCATGAGCGATGTGGTTGGCATCGAAGCGCAAATTTGGCATCTCTGGAGCCTGTCGAACGATGCCGCAATCGATCGCATCCTGGGGAGCGGGATCGCCGCGATGGATCAGGGGCAGTTCGATGCCGCTCTGACTAGCTTCAACACCGTCATCGAGATGCGCCCGGATTTTGCCGAAGGCTGGAACAAGCGCGCCACGCTCTATTTTCTGACCGGCGAGTACGAGCGCTCGATTGCGGATGTCGAGCGCACATTGGCGCTGGAGCCACGCCATTTCGGCGCGCTCTCGGGCCTTGGCCTGATCAATCTGGCATTGGAACGTCCTGGGAAAGCCATGGCGGCATTCGAGGCAGCGTTGGCCGTGCATCCGCACATGCAGCATGCAAAGAGTATGATAGAACGACTGCGCCCGATTCTGGAACGCTCGACGATCTAG
- the glcF gene encoding glycolate oxidase subunit GlcF: protein MQTQFDIIQLAKPEIAEAERVLRTCVHCGFCLATCPTYVLLGDERDSPRGRIYMIKDMLESGRDADSATVRHIDRCLSCLSCMSTCPSGVDYMHLVDHAREHIAKTYTRPALDRLLRRLLGLLLPRPGLFRVAVLAARGPAVLGQFLPGRLGALMRLSFRPVHAPSWVDRPQTIAADGATRQKRVALLSGCVQKALAPQINEASVRLLARHGCEVVVAKGAGCCGALSLHQGERATAQSFARGNIESFLAEHRRAPLDAVVANASGCGTMLKDYGSLFRDDSALAAGAAEVAGLARDISEILIDLRPLKSVDIAKLRVAYHGACSLQHGQKIHDGPQALLAEAGFEVCEPVDGHLCCGSAGTYNILQPELAGRMLTRKVETLEQITPDIIATGNIGCMVQIASGTQIPVVHTAELLDWATGGPLPPALAGRSLAR, encoded by the coding sequence GTGCAAACACAGTTCGACATCATCCAGCTGGCCAAGCCGGAAATTGCTGAGGCCGAGCGGGTTCTTAGAACCTGCGTCCATTGCGGATTTTGCCTGGCCACTTGCCCGACCTATGTGCTGCTCGGCGACGAGCGCGACAGCCCGCGCGGGCGCATCTATATGATCAAGGACATGCTGGAAAGTGGCCGCGACGCCGATAGCGCCACGGTGCGCCATATCGACCGCTGCCTGTCTTGCCTGTCCTGCATGTCGACCTGCCCATCGGGCGTCGATTACATGCATCTGGTCGATCACGCGCGCGAACATATCGCAAAAACCTACACCCGCCCGGCACTTGATCGCCTGCTGCGTCGCCTGCTCGGCCTGCTGTTGCCGCGCCCCGGCCTGTTCCGCGTGGCAGTGTTGGCGGCTCGCGGTCCGGCTGTGCTCGGGCAATTTCTGCCCGGCCGCCTGGGCGCGTTGATGCGGTTGTCGTTCCGCCCCGTGCATGCGCCGTCTTGGGTTGACCGGCCGCAAACCATCGCCGCCGATGGCGCCACCCGGCAAAAGCGTGTGGCCCTGCTGAGCGGCTGTGTGCAGAAGGCTTTGGCGCCGCAGATAAACGAAGCCAGTGTGCGTCTGCTGGCGCGTCACGGCTGCGAGGTCGTGGTGGCGAAAGGCGCGGGTTGTTGCGGCGCCTTATCATTGCATCAGGGCGAGCGGGCGACGGCGCAATCCTTCGCGCGCGGCAATATTGAATCCTTCTTGGCCGAACATCGCCGCGCGCCCCTGGACGCTGTCGTCGCCAATGCGTCGGGCTGTGGCACGATGTTGAAGGATTATGGCAGTCTCTTCCGTGACGATTCCGCGCTGGCTGCAGGCGCCGCCGAGGTCGCTGGCCTGGCCCGCGATATCAGCGAAATCCTTATCGATTTGCGGCCGCTCAAATCGGTGGATATCGCCAAGCTACGAGTTGCCTATCACGGCGCCTGTTCGTTGCAGCACGGTCAAAAAATTCATGATGGACCCCAGGCTCTGCTGGCTGAAGCGGGGTTCGAGGTCTGCGAGCCGGTTGACGGCCATCTGTGCTGCGGCTCTGCCGGCACTTACAATATCTTGCAACCCGAGTTGGCCGGGCGCATGCTGACACGCAAGGTCGAGACGCTTGAGCAAATAACGCCTGATATCATCGCTACCGGGAATATAGGATGCATGGTTCAGATCGCTTCCGGCACGCAAATTCCGGTCGTTCACACGGCCGAGCTTCTCGATTGGGCGACCGGCGGCCCGCTGCCGCCGGCTCTCGCCGGTCGCTCTCTGGCCCGATGA
- the glcE gene encoding glycolate oxidase subunit GlcE produces MDQALKPRTVDELVQAIEWAVAGIHPLELIGGGSKRALGRPMQAERTLDLSAFTGIRDYEPEELVLTAGAATPLAEIEAALDERGQMLAFEPADYGALLGTEAGATLGGALACNLSGPRRIKAGAARDHLLGFHAVSGRAEAFKAGGKVVKNVTGYDLCKLLAGSWGTLAALHEVSIKVMPAPERTRTVLVIGLDAEAAIAALGEAMSSPHDVSGAAYLPAAQAARSQVSYVATAGAAVTALRVEGIGPSVEARCAMLRTMLAPHGDIEELHSMNSRQFWHEIRDAAPFAGDARALWRISLPPTAGARLISTLRETLVSEAYFDWAGGLVWLAVAAAEDAGAAAVRSAVAALGGHATLLRAPGDIRAVVPVFQPPAPAIAALSARLKESFDPTGVLNPGRMYAGV; encoded by the coding sequence ATGGATCAGGCACTCAAACCCCGCACGGTCGACGAGCTTGTTCAGGCGATCGAATGGGCCGTCGCCGGAATCCATCCGCTCGAATTGATTGGCGGCGGCAGCAAGCGCGCGCTCGGCCGCCCGATGCAGGCCGAACGCACGCTCGACCTGTCAGCCTTTACCGGCATCCGCGATTATGAGCCGGAGGAGTTGGTGTTGACCGCCGGCGCGGCCACGCCGCTCGCCGAGATCGAGGCGGCGCTCGATGAGAGAGGGCAGATGCTGGCCTTTGAGCCGGCTGATTACGGCGCGCTGCTCGGAACCGAGGCAGGAGCGACGCTCGGCGGCGCCCTGGCCTGCAATTTGTCTGGCCCACGCCGCATCAAGGCCGGCGCGGCGCGCGATCATCTGCTCGGCTTTCATGCCGTCAGTGGGCGGGCGGAGGCATTCAAGGCCGGCGGCAAGGTGGTCAAGAACGTCACCGGTTATGATCTCTGCAAACTGCTGGCCGGCTCTTGGGGCACGCTCGCGGCGCTGCATGAAGTATCGATAAAGGTCATGCCGGCGCCGGAACGCACCCGCACGGTGCTTGTCATTGGTCTCGATGCCGAAGCCGCTATCGCGGCACTCGGAGAAGCCATGTCGAGCCCGCATGATGTCTCCGGCGCAGCCTATTTGCCGGCGGCGCAGGCGGCGCGCTCACAAGTATCCTATGTCGCCACAGCTGGCGCAGCAGTTACCGCGCTCCGCGTCGAAGGGATCGGCCCGTCCGTGGAAGCGCGCTGCGCAATGCTCCGCACCATGCTTGCGCCGCACGGCGATATAGAGGAATTGCACAGTATGAACTCGCGGCAATTTTGGCACGAAATCCGCGATGCTGCGCCGTTCGCTGGGGACGCGCGGGCGTTGTGGCGCATCTCGCTGCCGCCCACCGCCGGTGCGCGCTTGATTTCGACACTGCGCGAAACTTTGGTTTCGGAAGCATATTTCGATTGGGCCGGCGGTCTGGTGTGGCTCGCCGTGGCGGCGGCCGAAGATGCCGGCGCGGCGGCGGTTCGAAGCGCTGTCGCGGCGCTTGGCGGTCACGCCACCCTGCTGCGCGCGCCCGGTGATATCCGCGCCGTGGTGCCGGTATTTCAGCCCCCGGCGCCGGCCATCGCCGCGCTTTCGGCGCGCCTGAAGGAGAGTTTTGACCCGACGGGCGTACTCAATCCGGGCCGCATGTATGCTGGCGTTTAG
- a CDS encoding FAD-binding protein, producing MKMPTPDQSTISRRTEIAAGLREIVGATYVMADDASLKTYENDALSAYRQTPMLVVLPGDTAEVSRLLAYCAQHGVKVVPRGAGTGLSGGALPLADGITIGLGRFNRILEIDYANRSAVVQPGVANLAISKAMDAAGFYYAPDPSSQIACSIGGNVAENSGGVHCLKYGLTTNNLLGVEMVLMGGEIIRIGGKQFDSEGYDLLGVITGSEGMLGIITEVTVRILPKPPVAQALLMGFANNDSAGQCVAGIIAAGIIPAGLELMDGPAIKAAEDFCHAGYPLDAAAILICELDGPEIEVAELVRRVGDIASACDATSLRVSESEAERQRFWLGRKSAFPAAGRISPDYYVMDGTIPRRCLSQVLNRISELSAEYGLQVANVFHAGDGNLHPLILYDSNVPGELERTEEMGGKILKLCVEVGGVLTGEHGVGVEKRDLMGEMFTEIDLKQQQRVKCAFDAEHLLNPGKVFPTLHRCAELGRLHVHGGQMPFPDLPRF from the coding sequence ATGAAGATGCCCACACCCGATCAATCCACCATCAGCCGCCGCACGGAGATTGCCGCCGGCCTGCGTGAGATTGTCGGCGCGACGTATGTCATGGCCGACGACGCGTCGCTCAAAACTTATGAAAACGACGCTCTAAGCGCCTACCGCCAGACCCCGATGCTGGTCGTTCTGCCGGGCGATACCGCAGAGGTTTCGCGTCTCCTCGCCTATTGTGCGCAGCATGGTGTGAAAGTGGTGCCGCGCGGCGCCGGCACCGGTCTTTCCGGCGGCGCTCTGCCGCTTGCCGATGGCATCACCATCGGCCTTGGAAGATTCAATCGCATTCTCGAAATCGACTATGCCAACCGCTCGGCGGTGGTGCAGCCGGGCGTCGCCAATTTGGCCATCAGCAAGGCGATGGACGCCGCCGGATTTTACTATGCGCCCGATCCCTCCAGTCAGATTGCCTGCTCTATTGGCGGCAATGTGGCCGAGAATTCCGGCGGTGTGCACTGCCTGAAATACGGCCTCACGACCAACAATCTGCTCGGCGTCGAAATGGTGCTGATGGGCGGTGAGATCATCCGCATCGGCGGCAAGCAATTCGATAGCGAAGGCTACGATCTTCTCGGCGTGATTACCGGCTCCGAGGGCATGCTTGGCATCATCACCGAAGTGACCGTCCGCATCCTGCCCAAACCGCCTGTGGCGCAGGCTCTCTTAATGGGGTTCGCCAACAACGATAGCGCCGGGCAATGCGTCGCTGGCATTATCGCCGCCGGCATCATTCCCGCCGGGCTTGAGCTGATGGATGGCCCGGCGATTAAAGCAGCCGAAGATTTTTGCCATGCCGGTTATCCGCTCGACGCTGCGGCGATACTGATTTGTGAACTCGACGGGCCGGAAATTGAAGTCGCCGAACTGGTGCGCCGCGTCGGCGATATCGCCAGCGCCTGCGACGCGACCTCGCTCCGCGTGAGCGAGAGCGAGGCCGAGCGCCAGCGTTTTTGGTTGGGGCGGAAATCGGCGTTTCCGGCGGCCGGCAGGATCTCGCCCGATTACTACGTCATGGACGGCACGATTCCCCGCCGTTGCCTGTCGCAAGTGCTCAATCGCATTTCCGAATTGTCGGCGGAATATGGCCTGCAGGTGGCCAATGTGTTTCATGCCGGCGACGGCAATTTGCACCCGCTTATTCTCTATGATTCCAATGTGCCTGGCGAGTTGGAACGGACCGAAGAAATGGGCGGCAAGATTCTTAAACTCTGTGTCGAAGTCGGCGGCGTGCTGACCGGAGAGCATGGCGTGGGCGTAGAAAAACGTGACCTTATGGGCGAGATGTTTACGGAGATCGACCTCAAGCAACAGCAGCGCGTCAAATGCGCATTTGACGCCGAGCATCTGTTAAATCCGGGCAAAGTCTTTCCGACGCTTCACCGCTGCGCCGAACTGGGCCGCCTACATGTGCATGGCGGTCAAATGCCGTTCCCGGATTTGCCGCGCTTTTAA
- the ykgO gene encoding type B 50S ribosomal protein L36, producing the protein MKVLNSLRAAKRRHKDCRIVRRRGRVYVINKTNPRFKARQG; encoded by the coding sequence ATGAAAGTTCTCAACTCATTGCGTGCAGCCAAACGGCGCCACAAGGATTGCCGTATCGTTCGCCGTAGGGGCCGGGTATACGTCATCAACAAGACCAACCCGCGCTTCAAGGCGCGCCAGGGCTAA
- a CDS encoding methyltransferase domain-containing protein, which yields MMRLPSLPSNLVTQSHLTKRLQAWWAGYYYEPEQAAEPAPDEFSDAQKSMPIWEGRRALAWSDPRLQVTEEIWGKGYLGPGGDEEIEALIRPLGLNSGMMIIDFGAGLGGTTRALHNQTGAWVSGFEASPLLAEAGAELSHMAGLGRKAMVKTFDLESLDLRDGGFNTVFSKDALFTIDNKEAIFKKFYECLRNDGQLVLTDYLAVKPSATSTAIEEWAAQEPARPVLWSLDQTRAFISELGFEVSITEDVTATVRAQILSALAKFSEKIAPESKARPGWAPAIIAEIEMWANRIKVFDSGDVAIFRIYGRKSDPALR from the coding sequence ATGATGCGCTTACCCAGCCTGCCTTCAAATTTGGTCACGCAAAGCCATTTGACAAAACGCCTGCAAGCCTGGTGGGCAGGATATTATTATGAGCCCGAACAGGCAGCCGAACCCGCGCCCGACGAATTTTCGGATGCGCAAAAATCGATGCCGATCTGGGAAGGCCGGCGGGCTCTCGCCTGGTCCGATCCGCGCCTGCAGGTAACTGAGGAAATTTGGGGCAAAGGCTATTTGGGCCCCGGCGGAGATGAGGAAATCGAGGCGTTGATCCGCCCCCTCGGTCTTAATTCGGGCATGATGATCATCGATTTCGGCGCCGGATTGGGCGGCACGACGCGGGCGCTTCACAACCAGACGGGCGCCTGGGTTTCGGGCTTCGAAGCCTCACCCTTACTGGCCGAAGCGGGGGCGGAGCTTTCACATATGGCCGGCCTAGGCAGAAAGGCGATGGTCAAGACGTTCGATCTCGAAAGCCTAGATTTGCGCGATGGCGGTTTTAACACCGTGTTTTCGAAGGATGCGCTGTTCACGATCGACAATAAGGAAGCGATATTCAAAAAATTTTACGAGTGCCTGCGGAACGACGGCCAACTGGTGCTGACGGATTATTTGGCGGTCAAACCCAGCGCCACCAGCACGGCAATTGAAGAATGGGCCGCGCAAGAGCCGGCGCGCCCGGTTTTATGGTCGTTGGACCAAACCCGTGCATTTATTTCAGAGCTCGGCTTCGAAGTGAGTATAACCGAAGACGTGACCGCTACCGTGCGTGCGCAAATCCTGAGCGCGCTCGCCAAGTTTAGTGAAAAGATCGCGCCCGAAAGCAAAGCACGACCAGGCTGGGCGCCGGCGATCATCGCTGAGATTGAAATGTGGGCCAATCGGATCAAGGTCTTCGACAGCGGCGATGTGGCGATATTCCGGATATATGGGCGAAAATCGGATCCTGCGCTGAGATAA